One region of Moraxella sp. ZY210820 genomic DNA includes:
- a CDS encoding DUF2303 family protein: MATFNIAELVEHTNPVQDLNYDGLFAIHENFHIKNTEIFAPHRNRKRGTFKTPMLDDFKAYVADKKAPIFVNPQDMTAIAIFNYGDDEQQGHCDDTAQLKLEPTIIYKKLQAIKDKKFNQREFATFLEDYASVFTAIDGSGEHIDFSIAITAVRNMKVDNERKTESTVNHLTETRSAFDKIEANATMGKLPAYLKVTDTAYVGLQKREISLRLVLNTQDDKAYFALQIVKEELLQNELVDEFKQTILNLFDTDVFIGTFTA; encoded by the coding sequence ATGGCAACTTTTAACATTGCAGAACTTGTAGAACATACAAACCCTGTACAAGACTTAAACTATGATGGCTTATTTGCTATTCATGAAAATTTCCATATCAAAAATACGGAAATTTTTGCACCGCACCGCAATCGCAAACGTGGCACATTTAAAACGCCAATGCTTGACGATTTCAAAGCCTATGTTGCTGATAAAAAAGCTCCAATTTTTGTTAATCCCCAAGACATGACCGCCATTGCGATTTTCAATTATGGCGATGATGAACAGCAAGGACATTGTGATGATACGGCACAATTAAAACTTGAGCCAACTATCATTTATAAAAAGTTGCAGGCGATTAAAGACAAAAAATTTAATCAACGTGAATTTGCAACATTTTTAGAAGATTATGCAAGTGTATTTACCGCAATTGACGGTAGCGGAGAACATATCGATTTTAGCATTGCTATTACTGCCGTGCGAAATATGAAAGTCGATAATGAGCGTAAAACCGAAAGCACGGTTAATCATTTGACTGAAACACGCTCTGCATTTGACAAAATCGAAGCCAATGCAACGATGGGTAAATTACCTGCCTATCTTAAAGTAACTGACACGGCGTATGTTGGTTTACAAAAACGTGAAATTAGTTTACGCCTTGTGTTAAATACTCAAGACGACAAAGCCTATTTTGCATTACAAATCGTCAAAGAAGAGTTATTGCAAAATGAATTGGTCGATGAATTTAAGCAAACCATCTTAAATTTATTTGATACTGATGTATTTATCGGTACATTTACAGCGTAA
- a CDS encoding 3'-5' exonuclease codes for MEFLIFIIVILVVWLIVKPKNQSVTIGYKKQQALQQINHTIRQILTDNTVILDTETTGLGHHHQVIEICILDRYGNCLLDTYVKPKRKMGQYNQAVAIHGITNEMLENAPTWDKIHQQVCEILQGKMVLAYNAPFDLRLLEQTMKKYDLSMPDCTFECAMNVYTAYRMIENNEQPQRYKLTEACYHLGIVPQGQTHRAYMDCMMTLKLLNTIEQRTR; via the coding sequence ATGGAATTTTTGATTTTTATCATTGTGATATTGGTTGTGTGGTTGATAGTTAAGCCTAAAAATCAATCCGTAACTATCGGATATAAAAAACAACAGGCTTTACAACAAATCAATCACACTATCCGTCAGATATTGACTGATAATACAGTTATTTTAGATACTGAAACAACAGGATTAGGTCATCATCATCAAGTCATAGAGATTTGTATTCTTGATAGATATGGAAATTGTTTATTAGATACCTATGTAAAGCCTAAACGTAAGATGGGACAATATAATCAAGCGGTGGCTATTCATGGCATTACCAATGAAATGCTTGAAAATGCTCCGACATGGGATAAAATTCATCAACAAGTATGTGAAATTTTACAAGGGAAAATGGTACTTGCTTACAATGCTCCATTTGATTTAAGGCTACTTGAACAAACCATGAAAAAATATGATTTATCTATGCCTGATTGTACTTTTGAATGTGCCATGAATGTTTATACTGCTTATCGTATGATTGAAAATAATGAACAGCCACAGCGATATAAACTAACAGAGGCGTGTTATCATTTAGGAATTGTACCACAAGGTCAAACTCATAGAGCATATATGGATTGTATGATGACCTTAAAATTATTAAACACGATAGAGCAACGTACACGCTGA